The proteins below come from a single Candidatus Hydrogenedentota bacterium genomic window:
- a CDS encoding alpha-galactosidase: MNRAIALILASLVGFLAPAHAERVPLEKLDLSRMFSGKGAPQPGRSVSGKPIRLGGVTYGTGIGVQAQSEFFILLNGKASLFHAVAGVDNQTEGKGTALFEVWVDNEKVFDSGVLRGGMPPAEISIPLTGAQVMDLVITDAGDGNDHDLANWADAWIEVEDGAAGQLVPVFAHPDTEPLEIADCAPGRAAALHGPRITGGSPGAPFLFLLGATGEGPMRFSVDPMPPGLALDTETGILSGALEKEGRYETRVTVENAHGKDTRTLTVVCGPGQIALTPPMGWNSWFVWAGHVDDAKVRDAAERLTVSGLAARGYRYVVIDDTWQADRADDGAIAGDPERFPDMKALADHVHALGLKFGLYSSPGPGTCAGYAGSYKHETADAAAYGAWTVDFLKYDWCSYGRFAGGDDRDAWMRPFRLMRDALDATGRDIVFSICQYGRADVWTWGRAAGGNLWRTTDDGGDVWGAMANIGFGQDGLEPFAGPNGWNDPDMIQAGWLGMLSQPRPTRLTPNEQITQMTLWSILASPLFLSCDLSRLDAFTLNLLGNDEVLDVNQDPLGQQGRRVAREGRMEVWTRPLTDGTLAVGLFNLDRKTGPVTVTWKDLGLEGTLPVRDLWRKTDLGVFKGEYRRDIPRHGAALLKIGSPKP, encoded by the coding sequence ATGAACCGCGCCATCGCCCTCATCCTGGCGTCCCTTGTGGGCTTCCTGGCCCCCGCGCACGCCGAGCGGGTGCCGCTCGAGAAGCTCGACCTCTCCCGAATGTTCTCGGGCAAGGGCGCACCCCAGCCCGGCCGGTCCGTGTCGGGCAAGCCCATCCGCCTCGGCGGGGTGACCTATGGGACGGGCATCGGCGTGCAGGCGCAGAGCGAGTTCTTCATCCTCCTCAACGGAAAGGCGTCCCTTTTTCACGCGGTGGCCGGGGTGGACAACCAGACGGAAGGGAAGGGGACGGCCCTCTTCGAGGTCTGGGTGGACAACGAAAAAGTGTTCGACTCCGGCGTGCTGCGCGGCGGCATGCCCCCGGCGGAGATTTCCATCCCCCTCACGGGGGCGCAGGTCATGGACCTGGTCATCACGGATGCCGGGGACGGCAATGACCACGACCTCGCCAACTGGGCGGACGCCTGGATCGAAGTGGAGGACGGCGCGGCGGGGCAACTGGTTCCCGTGTTCGCCCATCCTGACACCGAGCCGCTGGAAATCGCCGACTGCGCGCCCGGGAGGGCGGCCGCCCTCCACGGTCCGCGCATCACCGGCGGCAGCCCCGGCGCCCCCTTCCTGTTCCTGCTCGGCGCAACGGGGGAGGGGCCGATGCGCTTCTCCGTGGACCCCATGCCCCCCGGACTGGCACTGGACACGGAGACGGGAATCCTGTCCGGCGCGCTCGAGAAAGAGGGGCGTTATGAGACACGGGTAACCGTGGAGAACGCGCACGGAAAAGACACGCGCACCCTGACGGTGGTCTGCGGCCCCGGCCAGATAGCCCTTACCCCGCCCATGGGCTGGAACTCGTGGTTTGTCTGGGCGGGCCACGTGGACGACGCCAAGGTGCGCGATGCTGCGGAGCGGCTCACCGTGTCCGGCCTCGCCGCCCGGGGCTACCGCTATGTGGTCATTGACGACACGTGGCAGGCCGACCGCGCCGATGACGGCGCCATCGCGGGGGACCCGGAGCGCTTCCCCGACATGAAGGCCCTTGCAGACCACGTCCACGCCCTGGGGCTCAAGTTCGGCCTGTACTCCTCGCCGGGCCCCGGCACCTGCGCGGGATACGCGGGCAGCTACAAGCATGAGACGGCGGACGCCGCGGCCTACGGCGCGTGGACCGTGGACTTCCTCAAGTACGACTGGTGCTCCTATGGCCGCTTCGCGGGGGGCGACGACCGCGATGCGTGGATGCGCCCCTTCCGGCTGATGCGCGACGCCCTCGACGCCACGGGGCGGGACATTGTGTTCAGCATCTGCCAGTACGGAAGGGCGGACGTGTGGACCTGGGGCCGCGCCGCCGGGGGCAACCTCTGGCGCACCACCGACGACGGGGGCGACGTCTGGGGGGCCATGGCGAACATCGGGTTCGGCCAGGACGGGCTGGAGCCCTTCGCGGGACCCAACGGCTGGAACGACCCCGACATGATCCAGGCCGGATGGCTTGGCATGCTGTCGCAGCCCCGCCCCACGCGGCTCACGCCCAACGAGCAGATCACCCAGATGACCCTGTGGTCCATTCTCGCGTCGCCCCTGTTCCTGAGCTGCGACCTGTCGCGGCTGGACGCCTTCACGCTCAACCTGCTCGGGAACGACGAGGTGCTGGATGTCAATCAGGACCCCCTTGGACAGCAGGGGCGGCGCGTGGCCCGAGAGGGGCGCATGGAGGTCTGGACCCGGCCCCTGACGGACGGCACCCTGGCGGTGGGCTTGTTCAACCTGGACCGGAAAACCGGACCCGTCACCGTGACATGGAAAGACCTGGGGCTGGAGGGGACGCTGCCCGTGCGGGATCTCTGGCGGAAGACCGATCTGGGCGTGTTCAAAGGCGAATACCGCCGGGACATTCCCCGCCACGGCGCCGCGCTGCTCAAGATCGGAAGCCCCAAACCGTAA
- a CDS encoding NCS2 family permease — protein MNGLVRYFGVHEAGSTVRREVVGGVTAFATMSYIVFVQPAVLHMAGMDFGGVLVATCLSSAAACFLMAFLARYPFALAPGMGENFLFVFTVCMAMKFSWQAALAIVFISGVLFVALSLFQIREKVLDVFPSCLKDAIGPAIGLLIAFIGLQWSGIVVLNPSTMVSLGNLRHGAPLLTLFGVLLITTLMARNFRGGILVGILVTTGLGLLTGVIPFKMEQVTPSFTTFFQLNFSELLGNPTNALIAIALFFFLDLFDTVGTLVGVSNQAGFLDKDGRLPRAGRAFLADALGTCVGALFGTSTVTSYVESAAGVAAGARTGLATIVTGLCFIAAIALAPVVALVGQDVGPQYYAAMNIPGPVPPMHPAVAPALIVVGMLMLGGLKKIQWDDVTESLPAFMTVALMPLGYGITEGISAGCISFVAIKCCTGRHREVHPVMAVVALALAGRYAFLVGS, from the coding sequence ATGAACGGGTTGGTGCGGTATTTTGGCGTCCACGAGGCGGGGTCCACGGTGCGGCGGGAGGTGGTGGGGGGCGTCACAGCCTTCGCCACCATGAGCTACATCGTGTTCGTGCAGCCCGCGGTGCTCCACATGGCGGGCATGGACTTCGGCGGGGTGCTGGTGGCCACCTGCCTGTCCTCGGCCGCCGCGTGCTTCCTCATGGCGTTTCTCGCCCGGTATCCCTTCGCGCTGGCGCCGGGCATGGGGGAGAACTTCCTGTTTGTGTTCACGGTCTGCATGGCCATGAAGTTCTCGTGGCAGGCCGCCCTGGCCATTGTCTTCATTTCCGGCGTGCTGTTCGTCGCGCTTTCCCTGTTCCAGATCCGGGAAAAGGTGCTGGACGTGTTCCCGTCGTGCCTCAAGGACGCCATCGGCCCGGCCATCGGCCTGCTGATCGCGTTTATCGGCCTCCAGTGGAGCGGCATCGTGGTGCTGAACCCCTCCACCATGGTCAGCCTCGGCAACCTGCGCCACGGCGCGCCGCTGCTGACCCTGTTCGGGGTGCTGCTGATCACGACGCTCATGGCCCGGAACTTCCGGGGCGGCATCCTCGTCGGCATCCTCGTGACCACCGGGTTGGGGCTGCTCACCGGCGTCATTCCGTTCAAGATGGAGCAGGTCACCCCGTCTTTCACCACCTTCTTCCAGCTCAACTTCTCCGAGCTGTTGGGCAACCCCACCAACGCCCTCATCGCCATTGCGCTGTTCTTCTTCCTGGACCTCTTTGACACTGTCGGCACGCTGGTCGGCGTGAGCAACCAGGCGGGGTTTCTGGACAAGGACGGCCGGCTCCCGCGCGCCGGACGCGCCTTCCTCGCCGACGCGCTGGGCACCTGTGTGGGCGCCCTCTTCGGCACCTCCACCGTAACGAGCTACGTGGAAAGCGCGGCGGGCGTTGCAGCGGGGGCGCGCACGGGACTGGCCACCATTGTGACGGGCCTGTGCTTTATCGCCGCCATCGCCCTCGCGCCCGTGGTGGCGCTGGTGGGGCAGGATGTCGGCCCGCAGTACTACGCGGCCATGAACATCCCCGGCCCAGTCCCGCCGATGCACCCCGCCGTGGCCCCGGCCCTCATTGTGGTGGGCATGCTCATGCTTGGCGGCCTGAAGAAAATCCAGTGGGATGACGTGACCGAGAGCCTTCCGGCCTTCATGACCGTGGCCCTCATGCCCCTGGGCTACGGTATCACGGAGGGCATCTCCGCCGGGTGCATCTCCTTCGTCGCGATCAAATGCTGCACCGGCCGCCACCGGGAGGTCCACCCCGTGATGGCGGTGGTCGCGCTGGCCCTCGCGGGCCGCTATGCCTTCCTGGTGGGATCGTGA
- a CDS encoding IMP cyclohydrolase → MTKVSRAILSCHDKTGLVGFAQLLNGLGVEIISTSGTLSVLREAGIEATSIADFTGVPELMNGRVKSLHPKVHAGLLGVRDNKLHVEQLQAYDMKWIDMVVVNLQPVSELAARPGVTPDEVFEQIDIGGVAMLRSAAKNFRYVAPIVNPERYPAVMHEMRALEGGLSYATRFRLAQEGFGWTADYDRAIARYLESTAPPSE, encoded by the coding sequence ATGACCAAGGTGTCGCGCGCAATCCTGAGTTGTCATGACAAGACCGGCCTGGTCGGTTTTGCCCAGTTGCTGAACGGGCTCGGCGTGGAGATCATCAGCACGTCGGGCACGCTCTCCGTGCTGCGGGAGGCGGGCATTGAGGCGACCAGCATTGCGGACTTCACCGGGGTGCCGGAGTTGATGAACGGACGGGTCAAGTCCCTGCACCCCAAGGTGCACGCCGGGCTGCTGGGGGTCCGCGACAACAAGCTCCATGTCGAGCAGCTTCAGGCCTACGACATGAAATGGATTGACATGGTCGTGGTCAATTTGCAGCCGGTTTCGGAGCTGGCCGCGCGGCCGGGCGTCACGCCGGACGAGGTGTTTGAGCAGATAGACATTGGCGGGGTGGCCATGCTGCGGTCCGCCGCGAAGAATTTCCGGTATGTCGCCCCCATTGTCAATCCGGAGCGCTATCCGGCCGTGATGCATGAGATGCGGGCGCTGGAGGGCGGCCTGTCCTACGCGACGCGGTTCCGGCTTGCCCAGGAGGGCTTCGGCTGGACGGCGGATTATGACCGGGCGATTGCCCGGTATCTGGAGTCCACCGCGCCCCCCTCGGAGTAG
- the purD gene encoding phosphoribosylamine--glycine ligase: MKVLVIGSGGREHALAWKIAQSASVEQVIGAPGNPGIASLDKGLCVPVDGMDFAGIKALIEEKDIGLTVIGPEAPLAEGLADYLSEGGDLVFGPCRQAAQLEGSKAFAKAFMRRHNIPTADYAVFDSADEAERHVRENGAPIVVKADGLAAGKGVTVAMTEEEAVAAIREAMVGGVFGEAGRRVVLEEYMTGEEASILAFCDGETVVPMASSQDHKPALDDDKGPNTGGMGAYSPAPVVDDEIARRVYDEILLPCVRGMAAEGTPYRGVLYAGIMVTATGPRVVEFNVRFGDPETQVVLPRMTSDIVPVLVACARGGLAEVPVEYGGTPCVAVVMASGGYPGAYEKGKEITGIAAAEREPGVKVFHAGTRLDGGALVTAGGRVLNVTATGATLPEAIARAYGAVDQIKFEKAHCRRDIGRKALRRLGSA, from the coding sequence ATGAAAGTCTTGGTCATTGGAAGCGGCGGAAGGGAGCACGCGCTGGCGTGGAAAATCGCGCAGAGCGCGTCGGTGGAGCAGGTGATCGGCGCGCCCGGCAACCCCGGCATCGCCTCCTTGGACAAGGGGCTGTGCGTGCCCGTGGACGGGATGGATTTCGCGGGCATCAAGGCCCTCATTGAGGAGAAGGACATCGGGCTGACGGTGATCGGCCCCGAGGCCCCCCTGGCGGAGGGGCTGGCGGATTACCTTTCCGAGGGCGGGGACCTGGTTTTCGGCCCGTGCCGCCAGGCCGCGCAGCTGGAGGGAAGCAAGGCCTTCGCAAAGGCGTTCATGCGGCGCCACAACATTCCCACGGCGGACTACGCGGTGTTTGACTCGGCGGACGAGGCGGAGCGCCATGTCCGCGAGAACGGCGCGCCGATTGTGGTGAAGGCCGACGGGTTGGCGGCGGGCAAGGGGGTCACGGTGGCGATGACGGAGGAGGAGGCTGTGGCCGCGATCCGCGAAGCCATGGTCGGCGGCGTGTTCGGCGAGGCCGGCCGCCGGGTGGTCCTGGAAGAGTACATGACGGGCGAGGAGGCCTCGATACTGGCCTTCTGCGACGGCGAGACCGTGGTGCCGATGGCCTCGAGCCAGGACCACAAGCCCGCGCTGGACGATGACAAGGGGCCGAACACGGGCGGCATGGGGGCCTACTCCCCCGCCCCCGTGGTGGACGATGAAATCGCCCGCCGGGTGTATGACGAGATACTGCTCCCCTGCGTGCGCGGCATGGCCGCGGAGGGCACCCCGTACCGGGGTGTGCTCTATGCCGGGATCATGGTCACGGCGACGGGGCCGCGCGTGGTCGAGTTCAATGTGCGTTTCGGGGACCCGGAGACACAGGTGGTCCTGCCGCGCATGACCTCGGACATCGTCCCGGTGCTGGTCGCCTGTGCGCGGGGCGGGCTGGCGGAGGTTCCGGTGGAATACGGCGGCACGCCCTGCGTGGCCGTGGTGATGGCCAGCGGCGGGTATCCCGGGGCCTATGAAAAGGGGAAGGAAATCACGGGCATTGCGGCGGCGGAGCGGGAGCCGGGGGTGAAGGTGTTCCACGCGGGCACGCGGCTGGACGGCGGCGCGCTGGTCACGGCGGGCGGCAGGGTGCTGAATGTCACCGCCACGGGCGCCACGCTGCCCGAGGCGATCGCCCGGGCCTACGGCGCGGTGGACCAGATAAAATTCGAGAAGGCGCACTGCCGGCGGGACATCGGCCGCAAGGCCCTGCGCCGCCTTGGATCCGCCTGA
- a CDS encoding diguanylate cyclase yields MVDDCVDEALVLCEGLHLNGYEAVAVHTGAEALKRCAQGDIELILLDVGLPDLDGYEVCRRLKARPETSDIPVVFVTARGSSTDVDHGYSLGAVNYIVKPYNLPFVMVLVDSALRTRSATGPLPTPLEDPVYTDGLTGLKNRRFLYERLHEETDKARRYGYPVSCILVEFEEPAAAEEGDQSLSLEDMLVEVAMTLMGSSRTCDVIARYEGYVFAMILPHTGDRDARKYAAKIVEEVQGTLLGDMDCSVHPRVSVGLAACDGEAWDAETLLRAAMSDLFKAKSLTDKN; encoded by the coding sequence GTGGTGGACGATTGCGTGGACGAGGCGCTGGTTTTGTGCGAGGGGTTGCATCTGAACGGCTACGAGGCCGTTGCGGTGCACACGGGGGCCGAGGCCCTGAAGCGGTGCGCGCAGGGGGACATTGAGCTTATTCTGCTTGATGTCGGCCTGCCCGACCTCGACGGCTACGAGGTGTGCCGCCGCCTGAAGGCGCGCCCCGAAACTTCCGACATTCCGGTGGTGTTTGTCACGGCCCGCGGCTCCTCCACGGACGTGGACCACGGCTATTCCCTGGGTGCGGTCAACTACATCGTCAAGCCGTACAACCTGCCCTTTGTCATGGTGCTGGTGGATTCGGCGCTGCGCACCCGGTCCGCCACGGGGCCGCTCCCCACGCCGCTCGAGGATCCCGTGTACACCGACGGGCTGACAGGACTCAAGAACCGGCGCTTCCTCTACGAGCGGCTCCACGAGGAAACCGACAAGGCGCGGCGCTACGGGTATCCCGTGTCGTGCATCCTGGTGGAGTTTGAGGAGCCTGCGGCGGCGGAGGAGGGGGACCAGTCGCTGTCCCTGGAGGACATGCTGGTCGAGGTGGCCATGACGCTCATGGGCAGCTCGCGCACCTGCGACGTCATCGCGCGGTACGAGGGCTATGTGTTCGCCATGATCCTGCCGCACACGGGGGACCGGGACGCCCGCAAGTACGCAGCGAAGATTGTGGAGGAAGTGCAGGGCACCCTGCTCGGCGACATGGACTGCAGCGTGCATCCGCGGGTGTCGGTGGGGCTTGCCGCCTGCGACGGGGAGGCCTGGGACGCAGAAACGCTGCTGCGCGCCGCCATGAGCGACCTGTTCAAGGCCAAGAGCCTCACGGACAAGAACTGA
- a CDS encoding 6-phospho-beta-glucosidase — MKLTVIGGGSSYTPELLDGLFSRLDKIPVSEVWLMDKNPGRLAINKAFAGRMAEWHGNPFTVHATGDLREAVRDARYVVTQIRVGGMQARISDEKLGLRHGIVGQETTGVGGFACALRTIPRILEVAHAMEELAPKGFLVNFTNPAGINTEAVLKHSAIRTVGLCNVPIGMIMDVVKHFGGGVPEVELDYVGLNHLSWVRKFTVKGEDVTQAVLEKFIEHAEEEWEVEEVRENMITAMRRIGMFCNYYLQYFYSTPSVLASLKAKPCTRGEEVVKVEETLFAKYRDPELKEKPEELGKRGGAHYSTAAFLLVDAIENNRGSRQIVCCRNNGAIPTFDDDVSVEVPAVITSEGAEAIPQAAPAPVIRGLMQNIKAYESLTVEAAVRGDRRAAFEAMLLHPLMPDANGCVALLDELLEINRPHLAGTFF, encoded by the coding sequence ATGAAACTCACTGTGATTGGCGGCGGAAGTTCCTATACCCCCGAACTGCTGGACGGCCTTTTCTCCCGTTTGGACAAGATCCCCGTGAGCGAGGTCTGGCTCATGGACAAGAACCCCGGGCGCCTCGCCATCAACAAGGCCTTCGCCGGGCGGATGGCCGAGTGGCATGGGAACCCCTTCACGGTCCACGCGACCGGCGACCTGCGCGAGGCGGTGCGCGACGCCCGCTACGTTGTCACCCAAATCCGGGTGGGCGGGATGCAGGCGCGGATCAGCGACGAGAAGCTGGGGCTGCGCCACGGGATCGTGGGGCAGGAGACGACCGGGGTGGGCGGATTCGCCTGCGCCCTGCGCACCATTCCGCGGATTCTCGAGGTGGCGCACGCCATGGAGGAGCTGGCGCCCAAGGGGTTCCTGGTCAACTTCACCAACCCGGCGGGCATTAACACCGAGGCGGTCCTCAAGCACAGCGCCATCCGCACGGTCGGCCTGTGCAACGTGCCCATCGGCATGATCATGGACGTCGTCAAGCACTTCGGCGGCGGGGTCCCGGAGGTCGAGCTGGACTATGTCGGGCTCAACCACCTCTCCTGGGTGCGGAAGTTCACCGTGAAGGGCGAGGATGTGACGCAGGCCGTGCTGGAAAAGTTCATCGAGCACGCCGAAGAGGAGTGGGAGGTGGAGGAGGTCCGCGAGAACATGATCACGGCCATGCGGCGGATCGGCATGTTCTGCAACTACTATCTCCAGTATTTCTACAGCACCCCCTCCGTGCTCGCGTCGCTCAAGGCGAAGCCCTGCACGCGCGGCGAGGAGGTTGTGAAGGTCGAGGAGACGCTCTTTGCCAAGTACCGGGACCCGGAACTGAAGGAGAAGCCCGAGGAGCTGGGCAAGCGCGGCGGCGCGCACTATTCGACCGCCGCCTTCCTCCTCGTGGACGCCATCGAGAACAACCGCGGCAGCCGCCAGATCGTCTGCTGCCGCAACAACGGGGCCATCCCGACGTTTGACGACGACGTGTCGGTCGAGGTGCCCGCCGTCATCACCTCGGAGGGGGCAGAGGCCATCCCGCAGGCGGCCCCCGCGCCGGTGATCCGCGGCCTCATGCAGAACATCAAGGCCTATGAGTCCCTGACCGTGGAGGCGGCGGTGCGCGGCGACCGCAGGGCGGCCTTCGAGGCGATGCTGCTGCACCCGCTGATGCCGGACGCCAACGGGTGCGTCGCCCTGCTGGATGAACTGCTGGAGATCAACCGCCCCCACCTCGCAGGGACGTTTTTCTAG
- a CDS encoding phosphoribosylaminoimidazolesuccinocarboxamide synthase, which produces MTQQAVCETTLPGRGPDKRGKVRDIYDLGDRLLIVATDRLSAFDWVNPVGIPDKGRILTAISLFWFGQVGGVCRNHLISADIADFPVEFQAHPETFAGRSMLVRKCAIFPVEFIVRGYLAGSGLKEYRRQGTVCGIRLPEGLVEASRLDTPIYTPSTKAESGHDINISPEEAGRIIGEDWNRRASGAALEIYGKARDIAAARGVLLCDTKFEFGVLDGELILADEILTPDSSRFWPADSYAPGRPQPSYDKQFVRDYLETTGWDKNSPQPPLPEEVVLRTREKYLEAYTKLTGRKDL; this is translated from the coding sequence ATGACACAGCAGGCCGTTTGCGAGACGACCCTTCCCGGACGCGGCCCGGACAAGCGGGGCAAGGTGCGCGACATCTACGACCTGGGGGACCGGCTGCTCATCGTGGCCACGGACCGGCTTTCCGCCTTTGACTGGGTGAACCCCGTGGGGATTCCCGACAAGGGCCGCATCCTCACCGCCATTTCCCTTTTCTGGTTCGGGCAGGTGGGCGGCGTCTGCCGGAACCACCTCATCTCGGCGGACATCGCCGATTTTCCGGTGGAGTTCCAGGCGCACCCCGAGACGTTTGCGGGCCGCTCCATGCTCGTGCGCAAGTGCGCCATTTTCCCCGTGGAGTTTATCGTGCGCGGCTACCTCGCAGGCAGCGGCCTCAAGGAGTACCGCCGGCAGGGCACCGTCTGCGGCATCCGCCTGCCGGAGGGCCTGGTGGAGGCGAGCCGGCTGGACACGCCGATCTACACCCCCTCCACCAAGGCCGAGTCCGGGCACGACATCAACATCAGCCCGGAGGAGGCGGGGCGCATCATCGGGGAGGACTGGAACCGCCGGGCCTCCGGCGCCGCCCTGGAAATCTACGGGAAGGCCCGCGACATCGCGGCGGCCCGGGGGGTCCTCCTCTGCGACACCAAATTCGAGTTCGGCGTGCTGGACGGCGAGCTGATCCTTGCCGACGAGATTCTCACGCCGGACTCCTCGCGGTTCTGGCCGGCGGACAGCTACGCGCCGGGCCGGCCGCAGCCCAGCTATGACAAGCAGTTCGTCCGGGACTATCTGGAGACGACGGGATGGGACAAGAACTCGCCCCAGCCCCCGCTGCCGGAGGAGGTCGTGCTGCGGACGCGTGAAAAGTATTTGGAAGCCTACACCAAGCTCACCGGGCGGAAGGATTTGTAA
- a CDS encoding amidophosphoribosyltransferase, which produces MRDECGVFAVHGHPEAPKLIYLGLYALQHRGQEGAGIVCARDGALTAHRGVGLVADIFKPHRLARVAGDRGIGHVRYSTFGASNLRNVQPLVVDYARGSMAVAHNGNITNAAVLRETLEEQGAIFQATTDSEVILHLLSRSKKGTFTECLAEALAKLVGSYSVVATDGRVVVAARDPLGFRPLWLGKLDDAWIVASETCALDIIDAEWVREIEPGEIVTISDEGGVASWRPFPKAVPKQCVFEFIYVARPDSVIFGRSVDEVRKNLGRALARQAPVDADVVMAVPDSSNPAALGYSHESGLPFDMGFIRNHYVGRTFIEPDQGIRDFGVKIKLNPARNAVEGKRIVLVDDSIVRGTTARKIITMLRRAGAREVHFRVASPRIINSCHYGIDTPNKTKLIAHNMSVEEIRDFLGVDSLAYLELDALLGATGCDPASFCAACFTGAYPTAVPDDFVSRNHNTRHVDHSNDTSNA; this is translated from the coding sequence ATGCGCGATGAATGCGGCGTGTTTGCCGTGCACGGGCACCCCGAGGCCCCCAAACTCATCTACCTCGGCCTCTACGCCCTTCAGCACCGCGGCCAGGAGGGCGCCGGCATCGTCTGCGCGCGGGACGGCGCGCTGACGGCGCACCGCGGCGTGGGGCTGGTGGCGGACATCTTCAAGCCGCACCGCCTCGCCCGCGTCGCGGGCGACCGGGGCATCGGCCATGTCCGGTACTCCACTTTCGGCGCCAGCAACCTGCGCAACGTGCAGCCCCTGGTGGTGGACTATGCCCGCGGTTCCATGGCCGTGGCGCACAACGGCAACATCACCAACGCCGCCGTGCTCCGCGAGACGCTCGAGGAGCAGGGCGCGATCTTTCAGGCCACCACGGACAGCGAGGTGATCCTGCACCTCCTCTCCCGCTCGAAGAAGGGGACCTTCACCGAATGCCTGGCGGAGGCCCTCGCCAAACTCGTGGGCTCCTACTCCGTCGTGGCCACGGACGGCAGGGTCGTCGTGGCGGCGCGCGACCCCCTCGGTTTCCGGCCCCTGTGGCTGGGAAAGCTGGACGACGCATGGATTGTCGCCAGCGAGACCTGCGCCCTCGACATCATAGACGCTGAATGGGTCCGGGAGATCGAGCCCGGCGAGATCGTCACCATCAGCGACGAGGGGGGCGTCGCGTCCTGGCGCCCCTTCCCGAAGGCGGTGCCGAAGCAGTGCGTCTTTGAGTTCATCTACGTCGCGCGGCCCGACAGCGTCATTTTCGGGCGCAGCGTGGACGAGGTGCGCAAGAACCTCGGGCGCGCCCTGGCCCGTCAGGCGCCGGTGGACGCGGACGTTGTCATGGCCGTCCCCGACTCCAGCAATCCGGCGGCCCTCGGGTACTCCCACGAGTCGGGGCTGCCCTTCGACATGGGCTTCATCCGGAACCACTATGTCGGCCGCACCTTCATCGAACCGGACCAGGGCATCCGCGACTTCGGGGTGAAGATCAAACTGAACCCCGCTCGTAACGCCGTCGAGGGGAAGCGCATCGTGCTGGTGGACGACAGCATCGTCCGGGGAACCACCGCCCGCAAGATCATCACGATGCTCCGGCGCGCGGGGGCGAGGGAGGTCCATTTCCGGGTCGCCTCGCCGCGGATCATCAACTCCTGCCACTACGGGATTGACACGCCGAACAAGACCAAGCTCATCGCCCACAACATGAGCGTGGAGGAGATCCGCGACTTCCTCGGCGTGGACTCCCTCGCCTATCTGGAGCTGGACGCCCTCCTGGGCGCCACCGGGTGCGACCCCGCCTCCTTCTGCGCGGCGTGCTTCACGGGCGCCTATCCCACGGCCGTCCCGGACGACTTCGTGTCGCGGAACCACAACACGCGCCACGTGGACCACAGCAACGACACCTCCAACGCGTAG